A segment of the Thermodesulfobacteriota bacterium genome:
GCATCAGCTACATGAAGAAGTAAAGATGACCCACCAAGCTCTTCTAACGTAGCTCTAAATGCACTCATAAGCTCTTTGGGAAGCTCGCTAATGAATCCAACAGTGTCTGTAACTAGTATTTGTCTTCCACTTGGGAGCATTATCTTTCTAGTGGTTGGACTTAATGTTGAAAAGAGCTTATTTCTAACTACTACTCCGCTTTTCGTGAGAGCATTAAATAATGTAGATTTTCCAACATTTGTGTAGCCTATGAACGTTACGGTCGGAATTCCAGTTTCGTATCTTCTTTTTCTAGTATGTTCTCTTCTTCTGCTTATGTTTGAAATCTGCTTTTCTAACTGATCGATCTGCTTTCTAAATGTTCTTCTTTGTTCCTCAAGTCGCTTCTCACCAGGACCTCTTGTACCAATACCTCCTCCGAGCTGTGAGAGCTCAACTCCCTGACCAACCAATCTAGGTAGATTATATTTAAGCTGAGCAAGTTGTACTTGAAGTTTTCCCTCGCTGGTGGTCGCATGTTTTGCAAAAATCTCTAAAATAAGCTGAGTTCTATCCTGAACTTCCAAGTTGGTTTCATCTGATATAGCTTTAACTTGAGCAGGGCTTAACTCTACATCAAAAATTATTTTTTCTGCACCTAGGTGCTTTGCAGATAAAATGACCTCATTCAACTTACCTTTACCAATTAAATATCTTGGATCTATCTTTTTCCTTGTTTGAATAACTGACTCTAAAACTGCTTTCCCAGCAGAACGCGCAAGTGATTTAAGTTCTTTCAAAGACTCCTCGGCCTCTGATCTGAAATTGGTAGAGAACCCAACGAGCAAAACACCTTCTTTGC
Coding sequences within it:
- the hflX gene encoding GTPase HflX, yielding MRVIFLGDCHEFPFEELIGRSREAKFRLRGYRLIHTHLKNPEFSQPDLVTLLNERLDMIGLLEVKEQGVPGQFNLAYIVPPNPEEKKWEVVKYNDLGRVDLNCDELISDIENNLQRGYYEHGGERGKEGVLLVGFSTNFRSEAEESLKELKSLARSAGKAVLESVIQTRKKIDPRYLIGKGKLNEVILSAKHLGAEKIIFDVELSPAQVKAISDETNLEVQDRTQLILEIFAKHATTSEGKLQVQLAQLKYNLPRLVGQGVELSQLGGGIGTRGPGEKRLEEQRRTFRKQIDQLEKQISNISRRREHTRKRRYETGIPTVTFIGYTNVGKSTLFNALTKSGVVVRNKLFSTLSPTTRKIMLPSGRQILVTDTVGFISELPKELMSAFRATLEELGGSSLLLHVADA